Proteins from one Lachnospiraceae bacterium KGMB03038 genomic window:
- a CDS encoding ABC transporter permease has translation MEVSKVENKKVVELAQNKRKWLSEIALYIGVIAIILVFTLLCKVRGIDYLSWNNITNIVVQSSIVGVMAIGASIVILTGGIDLSSGSMLGFNGMICALLIVKGGLPLGIALVLTVVAGCLVGAVTGIGISYGKLPAFIMTLGIMEMAEGGALALNGGQPISGLPGELNAFAKLTILGIPTFVYCLIILYIIMIFVMGKTKFGRHVYALGGNVQAARLSGINTKMVEILVYTLAGLFSAIAALMLLARLAYASPTSGKGYEMDAIASCVIGGIALSGGQGKLRNTLVGALLLTILKNGLQMLDVSVYYQQIITGLVIVGAVLVDKSEERKAE, from the coding sequence ATGGAGGTGAGCAAAGTGGAAAATAAAAAAGTTGTAGAACTAGCTCAAAATAAAAGAAAGTGGCTTTCGGAAATTGCTCTTTACATAGGTGTCATAGCCATTATCTTAGTATTTACACTTTTATGTAAAGTTAGGGGAATTGATTATCTTAGTTGGAATAATATAACCAATATTGTTGTGCAGTCCTCCATTGTAGGTGTTATGGCGATAGGGGCTTCTATTGTTATTTTGACAGGTGGTATCGATTTGTCTAGTGGAAGTATGTTGGGATTTAATGGAATGATTTGTGCTTTATTGATCGTAAAAGGAGGACTGCCCTTAGGGATAGCATTAGTTTTGACAGTAGTAGCAGGGTGCTTGGTTGGGGCTGTAACCGGAATAGGAATTAGTTATGGAAAATTGCCGGCTTTTATAATGACACTTGGAATTATGGAGATGGCAGAAGGTGGTGCACTTGCACTGAATGGGGGACAACCAATCTCAGGATTACCAGGAGAACTGAATGCATTTGCAAAACTGACAATTTTAGGAATTCCGACGTTTGTCTACTGTTTGATTATCCTATATATAATTATGATATTTGTAATGGGGAAAACTAAATTTGGGAGACATGTATATGCGTTGGGAGGAAATGTACAGGCGGCACGACTATCCGGAATCAATACTAAAATGGTTGAGATTTTAGTATATACATTAGCAGGATTATTTTCAGCGATTGCCGCATTGATGTTACTTGCTAGGTTGGCTTATGCGTCTCCAACATCTGGTAAAGGATATGAGATGGATGCGATTGCCTCTTGTGTAATTGGCGGAATTGCACTTTCAGGCGGACAAGGAAAGCTGAGGAATACATTAGTGGGAGCATTGCTTCTTACAATTTTAAAAAATGGATTACAGATGTTGGATGTATCCGTATACTATCAGCAGATTATTACGGGGCTTGTTATTGTTGGAGCAGTCCTGGTGGATAAATCAGAAGAACGAAAGGCGGAATAA
- a CDS encoding zinc-binding dehydrogenase — MKALQVSAEWKPRKGYQPTEREKRDKRAIMGSDLFCHPKLELVEKPVPVPRDDEVLLKVGGAAVCGSDTMFLGADENDYTYYCGHCKLPVVIGHEFSGEIVQVGKNVKGFKEGDLVVAETMNWCGECSACRAGLFNQCENLEEIGFSLDGAFAEYLVAKEKFCFHVEDLVPVYGSKERALEVASMVEPTAVAYNGMFTRGGGFRPGGNVAVFGAGPIGLSALSLAKAAGAAKIISFDKNPLRMKLAKDVGADYVFDPDKLFQEGSSPSEKVMELTNGIGVEMAVEATHHQAETIPEIEKMMSVGGTIAQIGISATRTPIMSTYLQKKGVNYHCSIGSSGHDIWPHVIRLIANRRIDPSKFLTRCYSLEQAIEAIEAAASLEGGKFVVTPNW; from the coding sequence ATGAAAGCATTACAGGTAAGTGCGGAATGGAAGCCCAGAAAAGGGTATCAGCCTACGGAAAGGGAGAAACGGGATAAACGGGCGATCATGGGAAGCGATCTGTTTTGTCATCCGAAGCTGGAGTTGGTAGAAAAACCAGTACCGGTTCCCAGGGATGATGAAGTGCTGCTGAAAGTGGGAGGTGCCGCGGTATGTGGTTCCGATACCATGTTTCTGGGGGCCGATGAAAATGATTATACCTATTACTGCGGTCATTGCAAACTACCCGTTGTGATTGGACATGAATTTTCCGGAGAGATTGTCCAGGTAGGAAAGAATGTTAAAGGATTTAAGGAGGGGGATCTGGTAGTTGCAGAAACAATGAACTGGTGCGGCGAATGCTCTGCATGTCGGGCGGGTCTGTTTAATCAGTGTGAAAATTTGGAAGAAATCGGCTTTTCACTGGATGGAGCTTTTGCGGAATATCTGGTGGCAAAAGAAAAATTTTGTTTTCATGTAGAAGACCTTGTACCTGTATATGGAAGTAAAGAAAGAGCATTGGAAGTGGCGTCTATGGTAGAGCCGACAGCAGTTGCTTATAACGGGATGTTCACCAGAGGCGGAGGATTCCGGCCAGGGGGAAACGTGGCGGTGTTCGGCGCCGGACCGATAGGCCTGTCTGCGTTGTCGCTGGCAAAGGCGGCAGGGGCTGCAAAAATTATTTCTTTTGATAAAAATCCTCTAAGGATGAAACTGGCAAAGGATGTAGGTGCAGACTATGTGTTTGATCCAGATAAATTGTTCCAGGAAGGAAGCAGTCCAAGCGAGAAGGTAATGGAACTTACGAATGGTATTGGGGTAGAGATGGCTGTAGAAGCGACACATCATCAGGCAGAAACGATTCCAGAGATTGAAAAAATGATGAGTGTAGGCGGAACGATTGCGCAAATCGGGATTTCGGCCACAAGGACACCGATTATGTCCACATATCTGCAAAAGAAAGGAGTGAATTATCATTGTTCCATTGGAAGTTCTGGACATGATATCTGGCCGCATGTGATTCGATTGATCGCAAACCGAAGAATTGATCCCAGTAAGTTTTTGACCAGGTGTTATTCCCTGGAACAAGCAATCGAGGCGATCGAGGCAGCGGCTAGTCTGGAAGGCGGAAAATTTGTGGTGACACCGAACTGGTAA
- a CDS encoding sugar phosphate isomerase/epimerase — MKLGLCTGTYADLSLDEVCRMAVEYGYETLEIETFEKGNLHLDIHTILIEGNVKKYKEKIKEYGLEISSLGDHPESQLVMGPYGRDTDDIYSGTKEEKIRYGTEAIIKAAQVANEMEVPVVVGFTGCENFGRVCQWPDAKAWEREEEIFAERWGKILDKFDEYGVKFAHEPHPNQMVYDIETAQRSIELLGNHKSWGFNFDPANMMMYGIDVELFVDLFGDRIFGVHAKDAQIVKHNVRKSGLNPYGNYRRIDRGFRFRIPGWGNVNWEDVITELAMVGYFGSLTFEHEDITMSRKDGMKKTADFLKPLLIEAPFEGRSDLNFRF; from the coding sequence ATGAAACTTGGATTGTGTACAGGAACATATGCTGACTTATCATTAGACGAAGTATGCCGAATGGCAGTTGAATATGGATACGAAACACTGGAGATTGAAACGTTTGAAAAAGGTAATCTTCATTTAGATATTCATACTATTTTAATAGAAGGAAATGTCAAGAAATACAAAGAAAAGATTAAAGAGTATGGTTTAGAGATTTCATCTCTTGGAGATCATCCAGAAAGCCAATTGGTAATGGGCCCGTATGGAAGAGATACTGATGATATATATAGCGGAACCAAAGAAGAAAAAATTCGATACGGTACAGAGGCGATTATCAAAGCGGCTCAAGTGGCAAATGAGATGGAGGTTCCGGTTGTTGTAGGATTTACAGGATGCGAAAATTTTGGTAGAGTATGCCAGTGGCCGGATGCGAAGGCGTGGGAAAGAGAAGAAGAAATTTTTGCAGAACGATGGGGAAAAATTCTTGATAAATTTGATGAATATGGAGTGAAATTTGCGCATGAACCACATCCTAATCAAATGGTGTATGACATTGAAACCGCACAAAGAAGTATAGAGCTATTGGGGAATCATAAATCGTGGGGATTTAATTTTGATCCGGCTAATATGATGATGTATGGGATAGATGTTGAGTTATTTGTCGATTTGTTTGGGGACAGAATTTTTGGTGTCCATGCAAAAGATGCTCAAATTGTGAAACATAATGTAAGAAAATCCGGATTAAATCCATACGGAAATTATCGAAGAATTGATAGAGGTTTCAGATTCCGTATTCCTGGCTGGGGAAATGTTAATTGGGAAGATGTAATCACAGAATTAGCTATGGTAGGATATTTTGGCTCTCTTACTTTTGAACATGAAGATATCACAATGAGTAGAAAAGATGGTATGAAAAAAACAGCTGATTTTTTAAAACCATTACTTATTGAAGCCCCGTTCGAAGGCCGTAGTGACTTGAATTTTAGATTTTGA
- a CDS encoding AraC family transcriptional regulator, whose amino-acid sequence MPANMPREIKVDKNMRELNPHGNYGFPIYLLHITLSAYPFGRLNCHWHPEIEIMLVQDGSMVYQVNQTTYHLTEGDCLFVNSNALHSASMFEGSDCHYLVATFNSNLVYGYEKSDIDTNYTFPLLNADSFPSFIFRAGTEEALLFSKYLEEIATFYESRSSCYELHIKSRLCELWTIVFESFQQRQSSSGSGLTEIKQISRLKNALLFIHAHYTEPITLDQMAESCHTSKSEFCRIFKKTLHQTPFEYLLRYRIQKSLSLLVSDSLNITEIAQQVGFSGPSYYSEVFRKYMNCSPREYKKRLVV is encoded by the coding sequence ATGCCAGCAAATATGCCGCGTGAGATCAAAGTCGACAAAAATATGAGAGAACTAAATCCCCATGGCAACTATGGTTTTCCGATCTATCTTCTCCATATTACTTTATCTGCTTATCCATTTGGCCGACTCAACTGCCACTGGCATCCAGAGATTGAGATTATGCTTGTTCAAGATGGATCCATGGTCTATCAGGTAAACCAGACCACTTATCATCTCACGGAAGGGGATTGTCTTTTTGTAAATTCCAACGCCCTCCATTCCGCTTCTATGTTTGAAGGCAGCGACTGCCATTATCTCGTCGCTACTTTTAATTCCAATCTAGTATATGGGTACGAAAAAAGTGACATTGATACCAACTACACTTTTCCTCTTCTGAATGCGGATTCTTTTCCTTCTTTCATTTTCCGCGCCGGCACTGAAGAAGCTCTTTTATTCAGCAAATACTTAGAGGAAATCGCTACTTTTTATGAATCAAGATCTTCCTGCTATGAACTCCATATCAAGAGCCGCCTCTGCGAATTATGGACCATTGTTTTTGAATCCTTCCAGCAGCGCCAGTCCTCGTCCGGCTCTGGTTTGACTGAAATCAAACAGATTTCTCGTTTAAAAAACGCTCTTTTATTCATTCATGCCCACTATACGGAGCCCATCACCCTGGATCAGATGGCAGAATCGTGCCACACCAGCAAAAGCGAGTTCTGCCGCATCTTCAAGAAAACACTGCATCAGACACCTTTTGAATACCTGCTCCGTTACCGGATACAAAAAAGCCTCTCACTTCTGGTCTCCGATTCTCTCAATATCACGGAAATCGCCCAGCAGGTAGGCTTTTCTGGCCCCAGCTATTATTCTGAAGTCTTTCGCAAATATATGAATTGTTCCCCGAGGGAATATAAAAAACGTCTCGTTGTATAA
- a CDS encoding sugar ABC transporter ATP-binding protein, with amino-acid sequence MEELALQMKGICKSFSGVQVLDNVSLDVRKGEVHVLLGENGAGKSTLIKILSAAYKKEKGEIFLSGEKLDGLSTKAAIDAGISVIYQEFNLNPYTSVYENIFLGKEFHNGIVIDRKKMISESEKVLKRLGVEINPKALVKNLSVAQKQMVEIAKALSTELKILVLDEPTAAITDKETERLFEVIRKLKEENIGIIYISHRMSELFEIGDRCTVLRDGKYIATLDLVNTNTEELTKLMVNREVQFEKEKNPYINKEYCALRVENLFYKSLLKNISFHLYKGEVLGVAGLVGSGRTEMAKCIIGAYRKDGGKITCQNDTKELKKNNINDAIKKGIVYLSEDRKDEGLILNHSVADNIILPNLSQFGKYILKTKKIPSYVKEYMKRLNVKATSYQQEVRRLSGGNQQKVVIAKWVANNADVYIIDEPTRGIDVGAREEIYNIIKELSQKGGSVIMISSDLVEIMKMSDRIMVMHAGEIATILENTKKLTQKQILEYALYGGEQSGK; translated from the coding sequence GTGGAAGAACTAGCACTTCAAATGAAAGGAATTTGTAAAAGCTTTTCAGGCGTGCAGGTGTTAGATAATGTAAGTCTGGATGTGAGAAAGGGAGAAGTACATGTACTTTTAGGAGAAAATGGAGCGGGAAAATCTACACTTATTAAAATATTGTCGGCAGCCTATAAAAAGGAAAAGGGAGAAATTTTTCTGTCTGGAGAAAAACTAGATGGTCTTTCAACTAAAGCGGCAATTGATGCGGGAATTAGTGTAATTTATCAAGAATTCAATTTGAATCCCTATACAAGTGTCTATGAGAATATTTTTTTGGGAAAAGAATTTCATAATGGAATTGTGATAGACCGTAAAAAAATGATTTCAGAATCAGAGAAAGTTCTAAAACGTCTGGGGGTTGAAATCAATCCAAAGGCGCTTGTAAAAAACCTAAGTGTAGCACAAAAGCAAATGGTCGAGATTGCTAAGGCGCTTTCAACAGAGTTAAAAATTTTAGTTTTAGATGAACCCACAGCAGCAATCACAGATAAGGAAACCGAGCGTTTATTTGAAGTGATTCGTAAATTAAAAGAAGAAAATATAGGGATTATTTATATTTCTCACAGAATGTCTGAACTATTTGAAATAGGTGATAGATGTACGGTTTTGAGGGACGGAAAGTATATAGCAACATTGGATCTAGTAAATACCAATACAGAAGAGTTGACAAAATTGATGGTAAACAGAGAGGTTCAGTTTGAGAAAGAAAAGAATCCTTATATTAACAAAGAATATTGTGCTCTTCGGGTGGAAAATTTATTTTATAAGTCATTGCTAAAAAATATTTCTTTTCATTTGTATAAAGGAGAGGTACTGGGAGTTGCTGGATTGGTAGGGTCTGGTCGGACAGAAATGGCGAAATGTATTATTGGAGCATATCGAAAAGATGGTGGAAAAATTACTTGTCAGAATGATACTAAGGAATTAAAGAAAAACAACATAAACGATGCAATAAAAAAGGGGATTGTTTATCTTAGCGAAGATCGAAAAGACGAGGGGCTAATCTTAAATCATTCAGTAGCGGATAATATTATTTTGCCAAATTTGTCGCAGTTTGGAAAGTATATTTTGAAAACAAAAAAAATCCCTTCTTATGTGAAAGAGTACATGAAAAGATTGAATGTAAAAGCGACAAGCTATCAACAAGAAGTTCGACGTTTGTCAGGGGGAAATCAGCAAAAGGTTGTAATAGCAAAATGGGTGGCCAATAATGCGGATGTATATATTATCGATGAGCCTACAAGAGGGATAGACGTTGGGGCAAGAGAAGAAATTTATAATATTATTAAGGAATTATCCCAAAAAGGAGGTTCCGTTATTATGATTTCCTCCGATTTAGTGGAGATTATGAAAATGAGTGATCGTATTATGGTAATGCATGCTGGAGAAATAGCAACAATTTTGGAAAATACAAAAAAATTGACTCAAAAACAAATTTTGGAATATGCACTATATGGAGGTGAGCAAAGTGGAAAATAA
- a CDS encoding energy-coupling factor transporter transmembrane protein EcfT: protein MFAYIEKDSFLHRRNPIIKLLLIVAVTIIVCLSYFPVLPFLTFVIFFLGTWAGGKIPFQNLLRRLLLFLVVSFLFMISMLALRGLNAEPGIVFRLWIFQWTQRDLVHGFSLGFRILALVTMSMGFVLTTRPSDLVLSLITQCRLSIVHGYATMATYRFLPELQSQVDAIHLAQEIRGLPWNKGIFSRFTSPFRVMLPLFCVAARRGERVACAMESRGLGREGKRTFYRTMKTDRADWGFLIVSLLLYGVLVAVLVRYDLFRFSFASIQ from the coding sequence ATGTTCGCGTACATAGAGAAAGATTCTTTTCTTCACCGAAGAAATCCGATCATAAAACTGCTTCTGATCGTCGCGGTAACGATCATTGTCTGTCTTTCGTATTTCCCGGTCCTGCCATTTCTGACGTTTGTGATTTTTTTCCTTGGGACGTGGGCAGGCGGAAAGATTCCCTTCCAGAATCTTCTGCGCCGGCTTCTGCTGTTCTTGGTGGTGAGCTTTTTATTTATGATTTCTATGCTTGCGCTGCGGGGATTGAACGCAGAGCCGGGAATTGTGTTCCGGCTGTGGATCTTCCAGTGGACCCAGCGGGATCTGGTCCATGGATTTTCTCTTGGATTCCGGATTCTGGCTTTGGTGACAATGTCTATGGGATTTGTGCTGACTACAAGGCCCAGTGATCTGGTGCTGAGCCTGATCACCCAGTGCCGGCTGTCCATCGTTCATGGATATGCTACAATGGCAACTTATCGTTTTCTGCCGGAACTGCAGTCTCAGGTAGACGCGATCCATTTGGCGCAGGAGATTCGCGGACTTCCCTGGAATAAAGGGATATTTTCCAGGTTTACCTCGCCGTTCAGAGTGATGCTGCCTTTGTTCTGCGTGGCGGCCAGACGAGGAGAGCGGGTGGCCTGCGCAATGGAAAGCAGAGGGCTTGGCAGAGAAGGGAAACGGACCTTTTACCGGACTATGAAAACGGACCGGGCGGACTGGGGATTCCTGATTGTTTCTCTTCTGCTCTATGGGGTGCTTGTGGCGGTTCTGGTGAGATATGATCTATTCCGGTTCAGCTTCGCATCGATCCAGTAA
- a CDS encoding SDR family oxidoreductase: protein MLNLKNKNVFITGAASGMGRACAVKFAENGANVALADIAEDNLEKVKQELLQKYQTKVKKYILDVSNENMVNDIILKAWNEFGGIDILVHAAGIVILGLLHEVDKKGWNKTMSVNLDGTYFVNYKMTELMKERKYGKVINFSSIAGKIGEGYNVAYSASKGAVSLFTQGLALEMAPYNITVNAVAPGKIMTEQTQGAAKWWAEKRNITPEQFVQEVADSVPVKRFGTPEEVADCVLFLASDMSSYITGQTITVAGGQTLI from the coding sequence GTGTTAAATTTAAAAAATAAAAATGTCTTTATAACTGGAGCGGCGAGTGGAATGGGGAGAGCTTGTGCGGTAAAATTCGCGGAAAATGGTGCTAATGTTGCGTTGGCAGATATTGCGGAAGATAATCTGGAAAAAGTAAAACAAGAGTTGCTGCAAAAATACCAAACAAAGGTAAAAAAATATATATTAGATGTATCAAATGAAAATATGGTAAATGATATAATTCTAAAGGCATGGAATGAGTTCGGCGGGATTGATATTTTAGTCCATGCGGCAGGAATAGTTATTTTAGGCTTACTTCATGAAGTAGATAAAAAAGGTTGGAATAAAACAATGTCGGTTAATTTGGATGGAACGTACTTTGTGAACTATAAAATGACAGAATTAATGAAGGAAAGAAAATACGGGAAAGTTATTAATTTTTCTTCTATTGCTGGGAAAATTGGGGAGGGATACAATGTTGCGTACTCTGCATCAAAGGGAGCGGTCTCGCTTTTTACACAGGGGTTAGCACTTGAAATGGCGCCATATAATATTACTGTCAATGCAGTAGCGCCAGGAAAAATTATGACAGAACAGACTCAGGGAGCGGCAAAATGGTGGGCAGAAAAGAGGAACATTACACCAGAGCAGTTTGTTCAGGAAGTGGCTGATTCTGTTCCAGTAAAGCGCTTTGGAACACCTGAAGAAGTGGCTGATTGTGTGCTTTTTTTGGCAAGTGATATGTCGAGTTATATTACAGGGCAGACTATTACTGTTGCGGGTGGACAAACTTTGATTTAA
- a CDS encoding sugar ABC transporter substrate-binding protein, translating into MKRKKRKIIAECIAIILAVTLIGCGTVDDSGSGEEQETEKKDSYKLAIVPNGLSDPYMIILSNAAKMQCEALGHEGVVQATSGEGLTDVAGQTELIENIISNGTFDGLVMVAMSAEGANVSVKACQDAGLPVVMMDNNCDQDALEADGYERIPFVGTDNYSAAVATGEWIRENYPEGTKLAKINGEEGNDNGNKRKAGIDDGLDDWCDIVAEQSTDWSVDQGYTATQNILTANPDVEVFWCACDAIGIGCVRALEEAGVLDEVDVIGFDGTIDGLNLVKDGSEIANTAQAPDVAGKEAINVLLEVIEGGNPEMVTDSGFEIVTKEGAEEAIKNLEQYQ; encoded by the coding sequence ATGAAAAGGAAAAAAAGGAAAATCATAGCTGAATGTATAGCAATTATCCTGGCCGTTACGTTGATTGGATGTGGAACAGTTGATGATAGTGGAAGTGGAGAGGAGCAGGAAACAGAGAAAAAAGATAGTTACAAATTAGCAATAGTTCCAAATGGTTTGAGTGATCCTTATATGATTATTCTTTCGAATGCGGCTAAGATGCAGTGCGAAGCATTAGGGCATGAAGGAGTTGTCCAAGCTACGAGTGGAGAAGGACTTACAGATGTGGCAGGACAAACAGAACTGATTGAAAATATTATTTCAAATGGAACTTTTGATGGCCTTGTTATGGTAGCCATGTCAGCAGAGGGAGCAAATGTTTCAGTTAAGGCATGTCAAGATGCTGGCCTTCCGGTTGTTATGATGGACAACAACTGTGATCAAGATGCGTTAGAAGCAGATGGTTATGAAAGAATTCCGTTTGTAGGAACTGATAATTATAGCGCCGCCGTAGCAACAGGAGAATGGATAAGAGAAAATTATCCCGAAGGAACTAAGCTGGCTAAAATTAACGGAGAAGAAGGCAATGATAACGGGAACAAGCGGAAAGCAGGAATTGACGATGGGTTAGATGATTGGTGTGATATTGTTGCGGAACAGTCGACAGATTGGTCTGTTGATCAAGGATATACAGCAACACAGAACATTTTGACAGCAAATCCAGATGTAGAAGTTTTTTGGTGTGCTTGTGATGCAATTGGTATTGGGTGTGTAAGAGCATTAGAAGAGGCTGGTGTACTTGATGAAGTCGATGTAATCGGTTTTGATGGGACAATAGATGGATTGAATCTGGTAAAAGACGGAAGTGAAATCGCAAATACTGCGCAGGCACCCGATGTGGCGGGGAAAGAAGCAATAAATGTTCTACTTGAAGTTATTGAAGGCGGCAATCCGGAAATGGTAACAGATAGTGGTTTTGAAATTGTTACAAAAGAAGGAGCCGAAGAAGCCATTAAAAACTTAGAACAATATCAGTAA
- a CDS encoding sugar phosphate isomerase/epimerase, translating to MGKIKFGICEWASPIQGPYICKFLKDMGLDGVELFQGDYEHSFPLSNPYIQDAYLEEKVKYGIEFSAVAVNCLDYYGITKPVDSPEKKVALLALEKSVEIAKRMKLPLIQFPAFGESRIETEKDFQELVIFLRRACQLAGEAGIQVATENALSVKEDIRLIEEVGYPNLKIYMDTQNPYLNKGYFAPDMIRELGDRICEVHVKDGKEGELSAALLGEGATSYYESVKALCEIGYQGFVHLENYYDQPPMNHCDKDAIELMRQDIDILKKSFRGYNGSI from the coding sequence ATGGGGAAGATAAAGTTTGGCATATGTGAGTGGGCGTCTCCTATCCAGGGGCCATACATTTGCAAATTTTTAAAAGATATGGGCCTAGATGGAGTAGAACTTTTTCAGGGAGACTATGAACATAGTTTCCCCTTATCTAATCCATATATCCAAGATGCTTATTTGGAAGAAAAAGTTAAATATGGAATTGAGTTCTCCGCGGTTGCAGTTAATTGTTTGGACTATTATGGAATTACGAAACCGGTGGATTCTCCCGAGAAAAAAGTGGCGTTGCTGGCGTTAGAAAAATCAGTAGAAATTGCAAAGAGAATGAAACTTCCTTTGATACAGTTTCCGGCATTTGGAGAAAGTCGGATAGAAACGGAGAAAGATTTCCAGGAACTTGTGATTTTTTTGCGCAGAGCATGTCAACTGGCGGGAGAGGCAGGAATCCAAGTGGCAACGGAAAATGCATTATCTGTAAAAGAGGATATCCGGCTCATAGAGGAAGTTGGATATCCAAACCTAAAAATTTATATGGATACGCAAAATCCATATTTGAACAAAGGGTATTTCGCACCGGATATGATACGGGAATTGGGTGACAGAATTTGTGAAGTGCACGTAAAAGATGGAAAAGAAGGAGAACTTAGCGCCGCCCTTCTAGGAGAAGGAGCGACCTCGTATTATGAATCGGTAAAGGCATTATGTGAGATTGGATATCAAGGATTTGTGCATTTGGAAAATTATTATGACCAGCCACCAATGAATCACTGTGATAAAGATGCGATTGAATTAATGAGGCAAGATATTGATATCCTAAAGAAATCTTTTAGAGGTTACAACGGAAGTATTTAG
- a CDS encoding transposase — protein MGKANVAVNQWLSDDRRFADLFNGLLFGGREVIRPEELECLDRETDVLIAGREKKEKSIQRYRDIVKRWEKGATLTILACETQEKVHYAMPVRNMLYDSLTYTDQIRQRWKQTKREREEGNWRYPWETGGRMTGEEYLSRFRKGDKIQPVITLVFYYDLKKWDGAWELYDLFQIDGITGDTETLRQYLPNYHINLVDAGNMGELGRFHTDLQQVFGMLKCRGKREELQKYLWENEEYFREIDVETYQALRAFLHSEKLLKDIEEIKGLEKEGKIDMCQAMEEWYADALREGRERGMEEGRENGIKEGEKTGRQAEILLVVKNMLNNGFSAGDIEKYTGISGQEIETARKSLGK, from the coding sequence ATGGGGAAAGCAAATGTGGCAGTAAATCAATGGCTGAGTGACGACAGGAGATTTGCGGATCTGTTTAACGGCCTATTGTTTGGCGGCAGAGAAGTAATCCGTCCGGAAGAGTTGGAATGCCTGGATCGGGAAACAGATGTGCTGATCGCTGGAAGGGAAAAGAAAGAGAAAAGTATTCAGCGGTACAGAGATATCGTAAAGCGGTGGGAAAAGGGAGCTACTCTTACGATTTTAGCCTGTGAGACTCAGGAGAAGGTACATTACGCTATGCCTGTAAGGAACATGCTCTATGACAGCCTGACTTATACGGACCAGATCCGACAGCGGTGGAAACAGACAAAAAGAGAAAGGGAAGAGGGAAATTGGCGATACCCGTGGGAAACCGGCGGGCGCATGACCGGAGAAGAGTATTTATCCAGATTCCGCAAAGGGGATAAGATTCAGCCGGTGATCACGCTGGTCTTCTACTATGATCTGAAGAAGTGGGACGGCGCTTGGGAGCTTTATGATCTATTTCAGATAGATGGGATTACAGGAGATACGGAAACGCTGCGCCAGTATCTTCCCAATTATCATATCAACCTGGTGGATGCGGGGAATATGGGAGAATTGGGGAGGTTTCATACAGATTTACAGCAAGTATTCGGCATGTTAAAATGTAGGGGAAAAAGGGAGGAACTGCAGAAATATCTGTGGGAAAATGAGGAATATTTCCGGGAAATTGATGTAGAGACGTATCAAGCGCTGCGGGCGTTTCTGCATTCAGAAAAACTGTTAAAAGATATAGAAGAAATAAAAGGCTTGGAGAAGGAGGGAAAGATCGATATGTGTCAGGCGATGGAGGAATGGTATGCAGATGCGCTGCGGGAAGGAAGAGAGCGTGGGATGGAAGAAGGAAGAGAGAACGGAATAAAGGAAGGCGAAAAAACAGGAAGGCAGGCAGAGATCCTTTTGGTAGTGAAAAATATGCTGAACAACGGATTTTCTGCTGGTGATATTGAGAAATACACCGGGATCTCTGGACAGGAGATCGAGACGGCCCGGAAGAGTCTGGGGAAGTAA